One Camelina sativa cultivar DH55 chromosome 3, Cs, whole genome shotgun sequence genomic window carries:
- the LOC104778658 gene encoding nuclear pore complex protein NUP98A — MFGSSNPFGQSSGSSPFASQSLFGQTSNSSSNNPFAPATQFGTSTPFAAQTGSSIFGSTSTGVFGAPQASSPFASTPTFGASSSPAFGNSTPAFGASPASSPFGGSSGFGQKPLGFSTPQSNPFGSTMQQSQPAFGNSTFGSSTPFGATNTPAFGASSTPSFGVTSTPSFGASSTPAFGATSTPAFGASNSPSFGVTNTPAFGASPTPAFGSTGTTFGNTGFGSGGAFGASSTPAFGASSTPAFGASGTPAFGASSTPAFGASSTPAFGASSTPAFGASSTPSFGASNTSSFSFGSSPAFGQQSTSAFGSSAFGSTPSPFGGQGAQASTPNFGGSGFGQSPFGGQQGGSRAVPYAPTVEAEAGSGTQPAGKLESISAMPAYKDKNHEELRWEDYQRGDKGGPLPAGQSPGXHRKCPIVL; from the exons ATGTTTGGCTCATCTAATC ctTTTGGACAGTCATCTGGTAGCAGCCCATTTGCGTCCCAATCTTTATTTGGTCAGACCAGCAATTCAAGTAGTAATAATCCCTTTGCTCCAGCAACACAGTTTGGTACGTCTACTCCTTTTGCTGCACAGACGGGAAGTTCAATATTTGGAAGCACTTCAACCGGTGTTTTTGGTGCACCTCAAGCATCCTCTCCCTTCGCCTCCACCCCAACTTTTGGAGCTTCTTCATCACCAGCATTTGGGAATTCTACTCCGGCCTTTGGAGCATCTCCAGCATCTTCACCTTTTGGTG GGTCTTCTGGTTTTGGGCAGAAACCTTTGGGATTTTCAACGCCCCAGTCAAATCCTTTTGGAAGCACGATGCAGCAATCCCAACCTGCATTTGGAAACAGTACTTTTGGTTCATCTACACCTTTTGGTGCCACAAACACACCTGCCTTTGGCGCATCAAGCACGCCTTCCTTCGGTGTCACTAGCACACCCTCGTTTGGTGCATCGAGCACGCCTGCCTTTGGTGCCACAAGCACGCCTGCCTTTGGCGCCTCAAACTCTCCCTCCTTTGGCGTCACAAACACACCTGCATTTGGCGCGTCACCGACTCCAGCTTTTGGTAGCACTGGCACCACGTTTGGCAACACTGGCTTTGGTTCTGGAGGTGCTTTTGGAGCATCAAGCACCCCTGCTTTTGGAGCTTCAAGCACCCCTGCTTTTGGTGCATCAGGCACTCCTGCATTTGGTGCATCAAGTACACCTGCCTTTGGGGCATCTAGTACACCTGCCTTTGGGGCATCCAGTACACCTGCCTTTGGGGCATCCAGTACACCTTCTTTTGGGGCATCAAATACCTCATCCTTTAGTTTTGGCTCCTCGCCAGCCTTTGGCCAGCAGTCTACATCCGCGTTTGGTAGCAGCGCTTTTGGCTCTACACCATCTCCTTTTGGAGGTCAAG GTGCGCAGGCTTCAACCCCAAATTTTGGGGGTTCTGGTTTTGGTCAATCACCTTTCGGTGGTCAACAAGGGGGTAGTCGAGCCGTGCCTTATGCACCGACAGTTGAGGCAGAGGCAGGGAGCGGTACGCAGCCTGCTGGAAAGTTGGAATCTATTTCTGCCATGCCAGCATACAAAGATAAAAACCATGAGGAGCTTAGGTGGGAAGATTACCAACGAGGAGATAAAG GTGGACCACTTCCTGCTGGCCAGTCTCCTGGAANGCATAGAAAGTGTccaattgttttataa